Proteins encoded by one window of Anguilla rostrata isolate EN2019 chromosome 9, ASM1855537v3, whole genome shotgun sequence:
- the im:7138535 gene encoding protein FAM98B isoform X1: MARDSKTVSALKNLGYPGNACLRQCSCEELPCRVLSWLVSELRSTCPEVQGGDKQGRTASAVLVGELRTLLRDLHCPYAALATETLSPALLNTAAEFLVTELQAARILQRKEHHPEDAACDDGTEKERREGEDVGLELEEEGGEGDGGVWSREKEQEVKEESDRLFRSLGLEPSTRLSDVYAEVESRVAALPGGTVPEPLLKTTLNSEQWRRLHQIDLALAQDYECRRNMMTKRFQVTLQSFTWGEKGPVHVLLSLPCCQTFCLLESRQI, translated from the exons ATGGCAAGAGATTCAAAGACGGTGTCTGCTCTGAAGAATCTTGG GTACCCTGGCAACGCTTGTTTGAGGCAATGTAGTTGCGAAGAGCTTCCATGCCGAGTTCTGTCCTGGCTGGTCTCTGAGCTAAGGTCAACCTGTCCAGAGGTACAGGGTGGCGACAAACAAG GTCGCACAGCGAGTGCTGTTCTGGTGGGGGAGCTGAGGACGCTACTTAGAGATCTGCACTGTCCCTACGCTGCCCTGGCAACGGAGACACTATCCCCTGCACTACTTAACACAGCTGCTG AGTTCCTGGTGACGGAACTGCAGGCTGCGAGGATACTACAGCGCAAAGAGCACCACCCGGAGGACGCAGCCTGCGACGACGGCACCGAGAAggaacggagagagggagaagacgTGGGGCTGGAGTTGGAGGAagaagggggagaaggagaCGGAGGGGTGTGGagtagagagaaagaacaggaagtgaaagaggAGTCCGACCGGCTCTTTCGGTCCCTGGGTCTGGAACCTTCCACTCGGCTGAGTGATGTGTACGCTGAG GTGGAGTCGCGTGTCGCTGCGCTGCCAGGAGGCACTGTGCCCGAGCCGCTCCTGAAGACGACCCTGAATTCTGAGCAGTGG cggCGCCTCCACCAGATCGACCTGGCCCTCGCTCAGGACTACGAGTGCCGTCGAAACATGATGACCAAACGCTTCCAGGTCACCCTGCAGTCGTTCACCTGGGGTGAAAAGGGCCCGGTACATGTCCTATTATCTCTACCCTGCTGCCAGACTTTCTGCCTCTTGGAGTCCCGTCAAATTTAG
- the im:7138535 gene encoding protein FAM98B isoform X2, with the protein MARDSKTVSALKNLGYPGNACLRQCSCEELPCRVLSWLVSELRSTCPEVQGGDKQGAVLVGELRTLLRDLHCPYAALATETLSPALLNTAAEFLVTELQAARILQRKEHHPEDAACDDGTEKERREGEDVGLELEEEGGEGDGGVWSREKEQEVKEESDRLFRSLGLEPSTRLSDVYAEVESRVAALPGGTVPEPLLKTTLNSEQWRRLHQIDLALAQDYECRRNMMTKRFQVTLQSFTWGEKGPVHVLLSLPCCQTFCLLESRQI; encoded by the exons ATGGCAAGAGATTCAAAGACGGTGTCTGCTCTGAAGAATCTTGG GTACCCTGGCAACGCTTGTTTGAGGCAATGTAGTTGCGAAGAGCTTCCATGCCGAGTTCTGTCCTGGCTGGTCTCTGAGCTAAGGTCAACCTGTCCAGAGGTACAGGGTGGCGACAAACAAGGTG CTGTTCTGGTGGGGGAGCTGAGGACGCTACTTAGAGATCTGCACTGTCCCTACGCTGCCCTGGCAACGGAGACACTATCCCCTGCACTACTTAACACAGCTGCTG AGTTCCTGGTGACGGAACTGCAGGCTGCGAGGATACTACAGCGCAAAGAGCACCACCCGGAGGACGCAGCCTGCGACGACGGCACCGAGAAggaacggagagagggagaagacgTGGGGCTGGAGTTGGAGGAagaagggggagaaggagaCGGAGGGGTGTGGagtagagagaaagaacaggaagtgaaagaggAGTCCGACCGGCTCTTTCGGTCCCTGGGTCTGGAACCTTCCACTCGGCTGAGTGATGTGTACGCTGAG GTGGAGTCGCGTGTCGCTGCGCTGCCAGGAGGCACTGTGCCCGAGCCGCTCCTGAAGACGACCCTGAATTCTGAGCAGTGG cggCGCCTCCACCAGATCGACCTGGCCCTCGCTCAGGACTACGAGTGCCGTCGAAACATGATGACCAAACGCTTCCAGGTCACCCTGCAGTCGTTCACCTGGGGTGAAAAGGGCCCGGTACATGTCCTATTATCTCTACCCTGCTGCCAGACTTTCTGCCTCTTGGAGTCCCGTCAAATTTAG
- the hnrnpul1l gene encoding heterogeneous nuclear ribonucleoprotein U-like protein 1: MSGVNVKKLKVNELKEELQRRGLDTRGLKADLVDRLQAALEAEATGEGGGPPVALGEGYGIGEEAGEGDDYADEDEDGGEEEEDEDEDYPEQQEEENGDGGDLDGDEAPEMGYGMSEYPAADAEKPEVKQESYEEMLEPEPEPQPEPEEEPPEPEVTPPEESEEKPVLDIKEEKEEEQEEPQQLEKQEEPQPANEWEAAEAQEADQVKTEDDRQAHYGRKRPYDEGRGHGYYEHREDKRSRSPQPPAEEEEEDFDDTLVAIDTYNCDLHFKVSRDRYSGYPLTIEGFAFLWSGARASYGVRKGRVCYEIKINEEISVKHLPTSEPDPHVVRVGWSLDSCSTQLGEERFSYGYGGTGKKSSDCKFEDYGEKFGENDVLGCYIDFEGEEEVQMAFSKNGKWLGPCYSVNREELAGRPLFPHVLVKNCAIEFNFGQKEEPFFPLPEGYAFIQDVLLEDRARGTVGPATKADCEILMMVGLPGAGKTTWAMKHAVENPEKKYNILGTNAIMEKMKVMGLRRQRNYAGRWDVLIQQATQCLNRLIQIAARKKRNYILDQTNVYGSAQRRKMRPFEGFQRKAIVICPADEDLKERTLKRTDEEGKDVPDHAVLEMKANFVLPEAGDFLDDVSFVELEREEADKLVKQYNEEGRKAGPPPDKRFDNRPGGFRGRGGGGGYQRYDNRGGPQGGRGGYQNRGGGGGGGFRGGYNRGGYNQNRWGGNHREGGSGGRGGYNRNQQSGGGYNHNRQVAYSKGGSGGGGYSQAQPQTYSQGYSQGYNQGNYNQGYNYASYGQYPGYSQSYSQTPAATGQTYSQQQNYNQQYQQYAQQWQQYYQNQSQWNQYYGQYGNYGNYSGQGTQGTQGSPGTQ; the protein is encoded by the exons ATGAGTGGAGTGAATGTGAAGAAATTAAAGGTCAACGAGCTGAAAGAGGAACTTCAGCGGCGAGGCCTAGACACCCGTGGCCTGAAAGCGGATCTTGTCGATAGGTTGCAGGCTGCACTCGAGGCCGAGGCCACGGGGGAAGGAGGCGGACCACCGGTGGCACTTGGTGAGGGGTACGGCATCGGCGAGGAAGCTGGAGAAGGTGACGATTACGCGGACGAAG ATGAAGACGGTggcgaagaggaggaggatgaggatgaagacTATCCtgagcagcaggaagaggagaacgGCGACGGAGGAGACCTGGACGGAGACGAAGCCCCCGAAATGGGTTACGGGATGAGCGAGTACCCTGCTGCTGATGCGGAAAAGCCCGAGGTGAAGCAGGAGAGTTACGAGGAAATGCTGGAACCGGAGCCCGAACCGCAGCCAGAACCAGAGGAAGAGCCACCAGAGCCCGAAGTAACGCCGCCCGAGGAGTCGGAGGAGAAGCCGG TGCTCGACATAaaagaggagaaggaagaggagcaggaggagccacagcagctggagaagcaggaggagcCACAGCCGGCCAATGAGTGGGAGGCGGCCGAGGCTCAGGAGGCGGACCAGGTTAAAACCGAAGATGATAGACAGGCTCATTACGGCCGCAAGAGGCCCTACGATGAAGGCCGGGGTCATGGGTACTATGAGCACCGTGAGGACAAGAG GTCTCGCTCGCCTCAGCCGCCTgccgaggaggaagaggaggacttCGATGACACGCTGGTGGCCATTGACACAt ATAACTGCGACCTGCACTTCAAGGTGTCCCGTGACCGGTACAGCGGCTACCCGCTCACCATCGAGGGCTTCGCGTTCCTGTGGTCCGGCGCCCGCGCGTCCTACGGCGTCAGAAAGGGCCGCGTCTGCTACGAGATCAAG attaaTGAAGAGATCTCAGTGAAGCACTTGCCCACCAGTGAGCCCGACCCCCATGTGGTGAGAGTGGGCTGGTCCCTGGactcctgcagcacacagctgg GCGAGGAGCGCTTCTCCTATGGCTACGGAGGAACGGGAAAGAAATCCTCCGACTGCAAATTTGAGGACTACGGGGAGAAGTTTGGCGAGAACGACGTCCTCGGCTGTTACATA GACTTCGAGGgcgaggaggaggtgcagatgGCCTTCTCCAAGAACGGCAAGTGGCTGGGCCCGTGCTACAGCGTGAACCGCGAGGAGCTGGCCGGCCGGCCGCTCTTCCCCCACGTGCTGGTCAAGAACTGCGCCATCGAGTTCAACTTCGGCCAGAAGGAGGAGCCCTTCTTCCCCCTGCCCGAGGGCTACGCCTTCATCCAGGACGTCCTGCTGGAGGACAGGGCCCGGGGCACCGTGGGACCCGCCACCAAGGCCGACTGCGAG ATCCTGATGATGGTGGGCCTGCCGGGGGCGGGGAAGACCACCTGGGCGATGAAGCACGCGGTGGAGAACCCCGAGAAGAAGTACAACATCCTGGGCACCAACGCCATCATGGAGAAGATGAAG gtgATGGGCCTGCGCCGCCAGCGGAACTACGCGGGCCGCTGGGACGTCCTGATCCAGCAGGCCACGCAGTGCCTGAACCGGCTCATCCAGATCGCCGCCCGTAAGAAGCGCAACTACATCCTGGACCAG ACAAATGTATATGGATCAGCCCAGAGACGAAAAATGCGTCCTTTTGAAGGTTTTCAACGCAAGGCTATTGTAATTTGTCCCGCGGACGAGGACTTAAAAGAGCGAACGTTAAAGCGAACTGATGAGGAAGGGAAGGATGTGCCCGATCATGCTGTGTTAGAAATGAAAG CCAACTTTGTGCTCCCGGAGGCCGGCGACTTTCTGGACGACGTGAGCTTCGTGGAGCTGGAGCGCGAGGAGGCCGACAAGCTGGTCAAGCAGTACAACGAGGAGGGCCGCAAGGCCGGCCCGCCTCCCGACAAGCGCTTCGACAACCGGCCCGGCGGCTTCcggggccgcggcggcggcggcggctaccAGCGCTACGACAACCGCGGCGGCCCCCAGGGCGGCCGGGGCGGCTACCAGAACCGCGGcggcggagggggcggcggcTTCCGAGGGG ggTATAACCGCGGCGGGTACAACCAGAATCGCTGGGGGGGCAACCACCGGGAAGGCGGCTCGGGGGGGCGCGGCGGGTACAACCGCAACCAGCAGTCCGGCGGGGGCTACAACCACAACCGCCAGGTCGCGTACAGCAAGGGAGGCAGTGGGGGCGGAGGCTACAGCCAGGCGCAG CCCCAGACCTACAGCCAGGGCTACAGTCAAGGCTACAACCAGGGCAACTACAACCAGGGTTACAACTACGCCAGCTATGGGCAATACCCGGGGTACAGCCAGAGCTACAGCCAAACCCCAGCTGCCACTGGGCAGACATACAGCCAGCAGCAGAACTACAACCAGCAGTACCAGCAG TACGCACAGCAGTGGCAGCAGTATTACCAGAACCAGAGCCAGTGGAACCAGTACTACGGCCAGTACGGGAACTACGGCAACTACTCCGGCCAGGGCACGCAGGGCACCCAGGGCTCCCCGGGCACGCAGTAG
- the LOC135263963 gene encoding relA-associated inhibitor-like: MNPEICYSSSVLFQMLSSDLNASLATADELSREFDSLMKECSSKPESKPESEPVISSSVSGGTQWACPRASSPAPSQRDKDAGSPRPPSDAPMALAAEPSPHSENLPMPLSPPVFSPPGQPTPPLSGKDRLSPSSSQQSLTWLSPQARRRVFQYESVSSAYLERSPSPRPLTVDQSFHLKPQPSPNPMAPYPSSPGRSPRPERRTPPHLLGLSPAVSGSLPRSFGSQNPAASPPGSEAGARRQRIPAAWTENDADAAYGRKHQRPYEKTERLRLYGSLDSSSRGFSKDSRTLQFQPKASLPRNARLNASRSERASSSSSSPYGSPTAPRKSYAPLAPPRSRWHRPVPLSVIMRAQTPLRALVTRHPRAMLLEGDGAPRALQQHLLQLARQGSEEGEPGGAAAPPQSPTGLPALGPEAQACPELLLLRSEIPRALKKRGGLSQAVPLVHRRQYQQMIHKLFSRRDAHHQGEPGSESSSSSEGEESPRTPAAAPLSPVLATSQHKGLQPILKRPSRERKSSGSRARISPLVLLLDGALVGELDTVQRAAKEMSDPSQPNDEGITALHNAICGGHYSIVDFLVQIGANVSAPDSHGWTPLHCAAACNDRSLCEYLVRSGAAVLSVTEGDGATAVEKCDPYAPGFEGCTAFLRGVEEAMGAENGGVLYALWGYPAQAPDELSFREGDAVAIRKKQEGSEWWWASLGNREGFVPSNYFALFPKVRPRSLLDHNQKGR; encoded by the exons atgAATCCAGAGATctgttacagcagcagtgtgctgt TCCAGATGTTGAGCAGCGATCTGAACGCCTCTTTGGCCACAGCCGATGAGCTGTCCCGGGAGTTTGACAGTCTGATGAAGGAGTGCTCATCCAAACCAGAGTCCAAACCGGAGTCTGAGCCTGTC ATCAGCTCGAGCGTCTCCGGGGGAACGCAGTGGGCGTGTCCCAGAGCCAGCAGCCCAGCTCCCTCACAGAGGGACAAGGACGCCGGCAGCCCCAGGCCACCGTCAGACGCCCCGATGGCCCTCGCCGCTGAGCCCAGCCCCCACTCGGAAAACTTGCCAATGCCGTTGTCGCCTCCCGTCTTCTCCCCTCCCGGCCAGCCCACTCCTCCCCTGTCCGGCAAGGACAGGctgtccccctcctccagccagCAGAGCCTTACCTGGCTGTCCCCCCAGGCCCGGAGGCGCGTCTTCCAGTACGAAAGCGTCTCCTCCGCCTACCTGGAgcggagcccctcccccagacccCTGACCGTGGACCAATCCTTTCACCTGAAGCCGCAGCCCTCCCCCAACCCAATGGCCCCGTACCCCTCCAGCCCCGGCAGGTCTCCCAGACCCGAAAGGAggaccccccctcacctgctcGGCCTGTCGCCCGCCGTGTCCGGCTCCCTCCCCCGGAGCTTCGGTTCTCAAAACCCGGCCG CGTCGCCGCCGGGGTCCGAGGCGGGCGCGCGGAGACAGAGGATCCCCGCCGCGTGGACGGAGAACGACGCGGACGCGGCTTACGGCCGAAAACACCAGCGCCCGTACGAAA AGACGGAGCGGCTGAGGCTGTATGGGTCGCTGGACTCCTCATCCCGTGGCTTCAGTAAG GACTCTCGGACTCTGCAGTTCCAGCCCAAAGCGTCTCTCCCACGCAACGCCCGCTTGAACGCCTCGCGTTCCGagcgcgcctcctcctcctcctcctcgccttACGGCTCGCCCACCGCGCCGCGGAAGTCCTACGcccctctggccccgccccggtCTCGCTGGCACCGCCCCGTCCCGCTGTCCGTCATCATGCGCGCCCAGACGCCGCTGCGGGCCCTGGTCACCAGGCACCCCCGCGCCATGCTCCTGGAGGGGGACGGCGCCCCCCGCGCCCTGCAGCAGCATCTGCTCCAGCTTGCAAGACAAG GCTCAGAGGAGGGGGAGCCTGGAGgagccgccgccccgccccagaGCCCCACCGGCCTGCCGGCGCTGGGGCCCGAGGCCCAGGCGTGCCCTGAGCTGCTGCTCCTCCGCTCGGAGATCCCCCGGGCGCTGAAGAAGAGGGGCGGGCTCAGCCAGGCCGTGCCGCTCGTCCACCGGCGCCAGTACCAGCAGATGATCCACAAGCTGTTCAGCCGGCGGGACgcccaccaccagggggagccgGGGAGCGAGTCCAGCAGCTCCtcggagggagaggagagcccCAGAACGCCCGCGGCCGCCCCCCTCTCACCCGTTCTGGCCACGTCCCAACACAAG GGCCTGCAGCCCATCTTGAAGCGCCCCAGCCGGGAGCGCAAGAGCTCCGGGTCCCGGGCCCGGATCAGTCCGCTCGTGCTGCTGCTGGACGGGGCGCTGGTGGGGGAGCTGGACACGGTGCAGAGAGCGGCGAAAGAG ATGAGCGACCCCAGCCAGCCCAATGACGAGGGCATCACCGCGCTGCACAACGCCATCTGCGGGGGGCACTACAGCATCGTGGACTTCCTGGTGCAGATCGGAGCCAATGTCAGCGCTCCAGACAGCCACGGCTG GACGCCCCTGCACTGCGCGGCCGCCTGTAACGACCGCTCCCTGTGCGAGTACCTGGTGCGCAGCGGGGCGGCGGTGCTGTCGGTAACCGAGGGCGACGGGGCCACGGCCGTGGAGAAGTGCGACCCCTACGCCCCGGGCTTCGAGGGGTGCACCGCCTTCCTGAGGG GGGTGGAGGAAGCCATGGGGGCGGAGAACGGCGGGGTGCTGTATGCCCTTTGGGGGTACCCCGCCCAGGCCCCCGACGAGCTCAGCTTTCGGGAGGGTGACGCGGTGGCCATCAGGAAGAAGCAAGAGGGGTCGGAGTGGTGGTGGGCGTCGCTCGGCAACAGGGAGGGGTTTGTGCCCAGCAATTACTTTGCG CTTTTCCCTAAAGTTCGGCCGAGATCTCTGCTGGACCACAACCAGAAGGGACGCTGA